The proteins below are encoded in one region of Pseudoduganella armeniaca:
- a CDS encoding sigma-54-dependent transcriptional regulator, with the protein MLVREVAMALSIWMQTLGTPAQGAEPLLRDALDAAGIAVQAQPARGFGVLLCGGCGGAADRLQAVQALASQAAVLAVDCAPEPLAPDAMWGMLDAGATDLLPFDSAELCAQQIVARLQRWDAVQRLMASTAVQGWLVGESPVWRALVHSVVEVSAFTQSPVLITGETGTGKDLIAQLIHKLSGTTGELTVLDCTTLSPELAGSELFGHERGAFTGATNARDGAFAMADGGILFLDEVGELPLPLQAQLLRVIQEHKYKRVGSNIWNPSHFRLVCATNRDLEADVAAGTFRADLYYRIAAWRCRPPPLRERKSDILPLVEHFLRQLDPKGQGRPLDPAVREYLLSREYKGNVRDLRQTVARIWYRHAGPGPLTIGDVPPDERLHGAPAWPDQPFCDAIRHAVDRGVSLARLGQAAADLAIRIVLEQEGDNNQRAAQRLGVTDRALQIRRKAAREDQAAGRD; encoded by the coding sequence ATGCTGGTGCGTGAGGTCGCGATGGCGCTGTCGATCTGGATGCAGACATTGGGCACGCCGGCCCAGGGCGCCGAACCGCTGCTGCGCGACGCCCTCGATGCCGCCGGCATCGCCGTGCAGGCGCAACCCGCGCGCGGCTTCGGCGTGCTGCTGTGCGGCGGCTGCGGCGGCGCGGCCGACCGGCTGCAGGCGGTGCAGGCACTGGCCAGCCAGGCCGCCGTGCTGGCCGTCGATTGCGCACCAGAGCCGCTGGCGCCGGATGCCATGTGGGGCATGCTCGATGCCGGCGCGACCGACCTGTTGCCGTTCGATTCGGCCGAACTGTGCGCGCAGCAGATCGTCGCGCGGCTGCAGCGTTGGGACGCCGTGCAGCGCCTGATGGCCTCCACTGCCGTGCAGGGCTGGCTGGTGGGCGAGAGCCCGGTGTGGCGCGCGCTGGTGCACAGCGTGGTCGAGGTCTCGGCGTTCACGCAGTCGCCCGTGCTGATCACGGGCGAGACGGGCACCGGCAAGGACCTGATCGCCCAGCTGATCCATAAACTGTCCGGCACCACCGGCGAGCTGACGGTACTCGACTGCACCACCCTGTCGCCCGAGCTGGCCGGCTCCGAGCTGTTCGGCCACGAGCGCGGCGCCTTCACGGGCGCGACCAATGCGCGCGATGGCGCCTTCGCGATGGCCGATGGCGGCATCCTGTTCCTGGACGAGGTGGGCGAACTCCCGCTGCCGCTGCAGGCGCAATTGCTGCGCGTGATCCAGGAGCACAAGTACAAGCGCGTGGGCAGCAATATCTGGAACCCCAGCCATTTCCGCCTGGTGTGCGCCACCAACCGCGACCTGGAGGCGGACGTGGCGGCCGGCACCTTCCGCGCCGACCTGTACTACCGCATCGCCGCCTGGCGCTGCCGCCCGCCGCCGCTGCGCGAGCGCAAGAGCGACATCCTGCCGCTGGTCGAGCACTTCCTGCGCCAGCTCGACCCGAAGGGCCAGGGCCGCCCGCTCGACCCGGCCGTGCGGGAATACCTGCTGTCACGCGAGTACAAGGGCAATGTGCGCGACCTGCGCCAGACGGTGGCGCGCATCTGGTACCGCCACGCGGGACCGGGCCCGCTGACGATCGGCGACGTGCCGCCGGACGAGCGCCTGCACGGCGCGCCGGCCTGGCCCGACCAGCCGTTTTGCGACGCCATCCGCCATGCCGTGGACCGCGGCGTCAGCCTGGCGCGCCTTGGCCAGGCCGCGGCCGATCTCGCCATCCGCATCGTGCTGGAGCAGGAAGGCGACAACAACCAGCGCGCGGCGCAGCGGCTGGGCGTCACCGACCGGGCCTTGCAGATCCGGCGCAAGGCGGCGCGCGAGGATCAGGCGGCGGGACGGGACTGA